From Rhinoraja longicauda isolate Sanriku21f chromosome 30, sRhiLon1.1, whole genome shotgun sequence, a single genomic window includes:
- the mrps16 gene encoding small ribosomal subunit protein bS16m — protein sequence MVHLSLTLLKYYHRGFVCIRLALGGCTNRPFYKIVAAHNKRARDSKYLEQLGSYDPMPNIFNEKLVSLNLDRVKYWLGCGAQMTKPVAKLLGLSGFFPLHPMTVTGAERFHKEQALKAQAASQEEPTSVSEDEQPNA from the exons ATGGTGCATCTCT CTCTGACTTTGCTGAAATATTATCACCGGGGGTTCGTGTGCATCCGCCTTGCACTGGGCGGCTGCACCAATCGCCCCTTCTACAAGATTGTGGCTGCACACAACAAGCGGGCCCGGGATAGCAAGTACCTGGAGCAGTTGGGCTCCTACGACCCCATGCCCAACATCTTCAACGAGAAGTTGGTCAGTTTGAACCTGGACAGGGTCAAGTATTGGCTGGGCTGTGGCGCACAGATGACAAAGCCGGTCGCTAAGTTGCTAG GCTTGTCCGGCTTTTTCCCGCTACACCCCATGACAGTGACCGGGGCAGAAAGATTCCACAAGGAACAAGCGCTAAAGGCGCAGGCTGCATCACAAGAAGAACCTACGAGTGTTTCAGAGGATGAGCAGCCAAATGCCTAA